The DNA window CGAGCACTTTCGGGTACTGAGCGCTCAGCACCATCGAGTATTCGCTTTCAAACTCCTTTACCTTGTTAACGGGTACTTTATCCAGCAGACCGTTGGTCGACGCGTAGATAATGGCTACCTGCTGTTCAACGGCAACGGGCGAGTACTGTGGCTGCTTCAGCATCTCCTGGTTCCGGCGGCCCCGCTCGATGGTCAGCTTGGTCGATGCGTCAAGGTCCGAACCGAACTTGGCGAAGGCTTCCAGCTCGCGGAACTGAGCCTGATCCAGTTTCAGCGTACCGGCTACTTTCTTCATCGACTTGATCTGTGCGTTACCGCCCACCCGCGATACCGAGATACCTACGTTGATGGCCGGGCGGATACCCGCGTTGAACAGGTTCGACTCAAGGAAGATCTGACCGTCGGTAATTGAGATTACGTTCGTCGGGATGTAGGCCGATACGTCGCCAGCCTGTGTTTCGATGATTGGCAGAGCTGTCAGCGAACCACCACCTTTTACTTTGCCTTTCAGGCTCGGCGGCAGGTCGTTCATGTTGGCTGCGATCTCGTCGTTGGCCGTCACTTTGGCGGCCCGCTCCAGCAAACGGCTGTGCAGGTAGAATACGTCACCAGGATAAGCTTCGCGTCCTGGTGGGCGACGCAGCAGCAGCGACACCTCGCGGTAGGCAACTGCCTGCTTCGACAGGTCGTCGTAAATAACCAGTGCGGGGCGACCCGTATCGCGGAAAAATTCACCGATGGCTGCACCCGTAAACGGCGCGAAGAACTGCATCGGCGATGGGTCAGATGCGTTGGCCGCTACGATGACAGTGTAGTCCATAGCACCGGCCTTGCGAAGGGTGGCTTCCACCTGCTTCACCGTCGACGCTTTCTGACCACAGGCAACGTAGATACAATAGACTGGCTGCCCTTTGTCGTAAAACTCTTTCTGGTTGATGATTGTGTCGATGGCCACAGCGGTCTTACCCGTCTGCCGGTCACCGATAATCAGTTCGCGCTGACCCCGGCCAACTGGAATCATAGCGTCGATGGCTTTGATACCGGTTTGCAGCGGCTCTGTTACGGGTTGGCGGAAAATAACGCCCGGCGCCTTACGCTCCAGCGGCATTTGAAACAGCTCGCCCTGAATCGGACCCATTCCGTCGATCGGCAGACCCAGCGTGTTGACTACACGGCCCAGGATACCATCGCCAACGTTCACGTAAGCGATTTGATCGGTACGTTTTACAGTGTCACCTTCTTTGACGTCTGAATAATCACCGAGTAGTACGGCGCCAACGTTGTCTTCCTCCAGGTTGAGGGCCATAGCCTGCAACCCATTGTCGAACGAGAGCAATTCACCGGCCTGCACTTTCGAGAGGCCGTAGATACGCGCTACGCCGTCGCCGATTTGCAGCACCGTACCGACTTCCTCGAGTTCAGCCTCGGTTTGAGTACCGGCCAGTTGCTGGCGCAGGATAGCTGATATCTCGTCGGGTCTTACGGATTCCATATATATTATGAAGAGATTAAACGATTGATTTTAGGCCGCAAAGGTAGGGTTAAAAACTTGATAAAACTACGACGATATCCTATAATCAGTACTGATCGTTAGACTTTTCCGGGATAAAGCGGTTAAAAGTAACCGTGCTGATACAAAGCTTCGTTTACCAAATGGGATCAAATCACTTCACACGCCGGGCAATACTTTGCTGAGTCAGGGGGTATGCTGTACTTAAAGTATGTTAAATTGATTTAAAAACGGACTGAATATTTTTGCAAATAGCGGTCTGACCAAACTTTTCGTTTACCCCTGTACGTTTTGATTGTGTATCCATTACTTATAACACCTCGTTTTTCTGTTCGCATGAAGTTCAACGCATGGTTGCTGGCTGGTATGACGTCGGCCATTGTTATCGCTGGCCCGGCCAACGCCCAGACAAAGAAACCCGCTCCGAAAAAAACGGCCACGGCCGCCAAACCAACATCAGCTGCAACGGCTTCTACGGCTGGTACAGTTTTGAAATCGTCGCAGGACTCAATCAGCTACAGCATCGGCCTGTTTATGGCCCAGAATCTGAAGCAACAGGGCATGAACGACCTGAACCAGGATATGCTGACGAAAGGATTGCAGGATGCAATGGCGGGCGGTCCGACCCGGCTGACGCAGGAGCACGCCGGCACGATCCTGAACACGTACGCCCAGAAGCAATACGCGGTCCGGAACGCTGAGTCGATGAAAGCGTCTTCCGAAAACAAAAAAATTGGCAATGCATTTCTGGCTGAGAACAAAGCCAAGGCGGGCGTTGTAACCACCGCCAGCGGTTTGCAATACACCGTCGAGAAAGAAGGAACCGGGGCTAAACCAACGGCTTCGGATCGGGTTAAAGTACATTACACGGGCAAGCTGCTGGACGGTACAGTTTTCGACAGTTCAGTAGAGCGTAAAACGCCCGCTGAGTTTGGGGTAGGCGAGGTTATCAAAGGCTGGACCGAAGCACTGCAACTGATGCCGGTAGGCTCAAAATGGAAATTATTTATCCCTGCCGAACTCGCTTATGGCGATCGGGGGCTGGTGCCGACATCAAACCCGGCTCAACGCTGGTGTTTGACGTCGAATTGCTCGATATTGTTAAACAATGAGTGAGTGGTGAATGAGCGAATGAGTGAATACGTCGCTGTAGCGCATTTTTATTCACTCATTCGCTCATTCATCATTCGCGATTAAACTGGGTAGTGTAGATGAAGAAGTATCTGGTGACCCTGGTGCCCGTACTGATGCTGAGTTTCCAAATGGACTCGCCAGCAGACAAGGAAGTAGCGCGAAATAAGCCGGTGGTGTACGCCGAGGGCGATCTGAAGCCGACGATTTCGCAGGAAAAAGTAGAAACGCTGGTCGCGAAGCTGCTGACTACGTATCACTACCGCAAAGTGCGACTCGACGACTCGCTGTCGTCAGTGGTTTGGGATAACTACCTGAAAGAAATGGATGCCAGCAAAACGTACCTGCTGGCGTCTGACGTAGCTTCGTTCGAGAAATACAAAGACCAGATCGACGATGCATTGGTCAACGGTGATCTGACGGCTGCTTACGACATGTACAATGTGTTTCGCAAGCGATTCCAGGAGCGGAATGCATTTATCAAAGAGCAGATAAAGAAGCCGTTCACGTTTACGGCCGACGAAACGTTCAACACGGACCGTGAGAAGGCTGGCTGGCCGAAGACTATCGAAGAGCAAAACGATTTGTGGCGCAAGATTCTGAAAAATCAGGCGCTGGAATTGAAGCTCAACAACCGAAGCGACAGCGCTATTGCGGCTCTGATGACGCAGCGGTACACCAATCTCGACAAGGCGATAAACCGGGTGAAGAGCGCCGACGTGTTTCAGATGTACATGAACTCGTTTGCCGAAGCACTTGATCCGCACACTAACTATCTGTCGCCGAACAACGCCGATCGTTTTAACCAGGAGATGAGCCAGTCGCTGGAAGGGATCGGGGCTATGTTGCAGGAAGATGGCGATTACATCAAGATCACCAACGTACTGCCCGGAGGCCCGGCATTCAAGAGCAATCAGCTGAAAGCCAACGATAAAATCGCGGGAGTAGCCCAGGGCGATAATGGTCACATGGTCAATACCATGAACTGGCAGGTCGATGAGGTTGTCAAGCTTATCAAAGGGCCGAAGGGAACGGTAGTGCGCCTACAGGTTATTGCGCCAAACGCGATTGCGGGTGCGCCACCGAAGGAAATCCGTCTGGTTCGGGAGAAAATCAAGCTCGAAGAACAGCGGGCGAAGAAGGAAGTCATCGACGTGACCGACAACGGCAAGACGTTCAAGATCGGCGTCATCAACGTGCCGATGTTCTACCGCGATTTTGAGGGCGCCCGTAAGCGCGAGGAAGGCTTCAGCAGCACTACCAGCGACGTTAAGCGGTTTGTGGAAGAACTGAAGGCAGAAAAAGTACAGGGTATCGTTATCGATCTGCGCGACAACGGGGGCGGTTCGCTGACCGAAGCTATCGATCTGACGGGTATATTCATTCCCAAAGGGCCAGTCGTTCAGGTGAAAGAATCGACGGGCGAAACGGAAGTGTATTCTGATAAAGATGGCGGTTCTGTCGTCTACGATGGCCCGTTGGCGGTACTGGTAAACCGGTTTAGCGCGTCGGCGTCGGAAATTTTTGCCGCTGCCATTCAGGACTATCACCGGGGTATCATCATCGGCGGACAAACGTACGGTAAGGGTACGGTACAGACCCTGATCGACCTGAATCAGTGGTTGCCGAAAGAACCGGAGAAGGTAGGACAGGTGAAAATGACGATTCAGAAATTCTATCGGATCAACGGTAGCAGCACACAGCACCGGGGCGTTACGCCTGATGTTGAACTGCCATCGGCGTTCTCGGCTGAAGAGTACGGCGAAAGCTCGCAGCCCAGCGCGCTGCCTTGGGATCATATCAACTCGACCCGTTACGATCAGTCGCAGGCGATCGATGACAAAATACTGTCTCGACTACGCTCACGCTTCGATCAGCGGTTGAAGTCAGATCCCGAACTAAAGCAGCTGGCGCAGGATCTTGCCGATTTCAAAAAGGCGAAGGAGAACACGGTTGTGTCGCTTCAGGAGTCGAAGCGTCGTAAAGAGCGCGACGAAGCTGAACGCAAGCGGGCGGCTGCTACGAAGGTATCTCAGATGTCGGCTCCGGTCGATGAAACGGGAACGCCGGGCAAGCCTGACGCAAAAAAGAAAAAGGACACGTATCTGAACGAAGCAGGTCTGGTACTGGCCGATTATATTCTGGCGTCGAAGTAACCGACCCACTCAATTAAGCAAGCCCGGCCTCGCAGGTCGGGCTTTTTTTACGATCATGTGGTATTTTCTGGTCCGGCAGACGGATATTTCCTACGAACAGTATCAGGCGCTACAACGCAAAGTTGCGCTGACCGAAGTTGAGTTGTTCAACGAACCATATCACAACTGGTACATTTTCAGTACCGAGAAAGCGGATTATATCCCGTTCATGAACGAACTGGACAAAGACGGCATCGCCTACGACTTATACAGCGACCGGCCCTCGCGCGACGACCTGCTGGCGAAGATGCGCTGACGACGAATGTGGGCCGACATGCTTTCCTTTCCCCCGTGTTTCAACGTATCTTTGACTAGCAGTCACAACTACGATTACCAATGCGGATCCCCGAAGAAACTGTCGAACGAATTCGGCAGGCAAGCGATATTCTGGAAGTCATCAACGACTTTGTTTCGCTGAAAAAACGTGGGAGCAACTATATCGCGTGTTGCCCATTTCACAACGAGAAGACCCCTTCGTTCAACGTCAATCCGGTTCGGCAGATTTACAAATGCTTTGGCTGCGGCAAAGCAGGCGACGCTGTCCGGTTTGTGATGGACATCGAAAACATCGGTTACGGCGAAGCCCTGCGGTATCTGGCCAAGAAGTACGGCGTCGAGATTGAAGAGCAGGAGCAAACTCCTGAAGAGCTTTTACGGCAAAACGAACGCGAAAGTCTGCTGATAGCCCTGAACTTCGCCAAGACATACTTTCAGGAGCTGATGCAGAAGACCGACGAAGGAAAAAGCATCGGTCTCAGCTATTTCCGCGAGCGGGGTTTTACCAACCCAACCATCGATGCTTTTGAGCTAGGCTACAGCTTGGATCAGTGGGATGGGCTTTTGCAGGAAGGAACCAAGCGCGGCTATAACCCGGATATGCTCGAAAAAGCCGGGCTGATTTTGCGGAAGGAGGCCGAGGGTGGGGGCAAGGCTAAAACGTTTGACCGGTTCCGGGGGCGGGTCATGTTCCCGATTCATAACGTGTCGGGGCGGGTCATCGCGTTTGGGGCGCGTATCCTCAAGACCGACAAGAACCAGCCCAAGTATCTTAACTCGCCCGAAACGACTGTATACCACAAGAGTCAGGTACTCTACGGCATCTATCAGGCAAAGCAGGCCATCCGGCAGGAAGATGTTTGCTTTCTGACGGAAGGGTACACGGATGTGATCTCGCTGCACCAGGCTGGTATCAAGAATGTCGTCGCTTCGTCGGGTACTTCCCTGACGACCGAGCAGATCAGGCTCATCGCCCGGTTCACACCTAATGTCACAATCCTGTACGACGGCGACGCTGCCGGTATCAAAGCCGCGCTGCGTGGGCTGGATATGGTGCTGGAAGAGGGCCTGAATCTGCGCCTGCTGTTGCTGCCCGATGGCGAAGACCCCGATAGCTACGTGCATAAAGTCGGAGCCGATGCCTTCAAGGCTTATATAAAACAGCACTCCCAGGACTTTATCGATTTCAAAGCCAGCCGGTGGCTGACCGAAGCGGGCGATGATCCGCTCAAGCGGGCGGAAGGGATTTCTGACGTGTGCGCCAGCATTACCCGTATCCCCGATCTACTTAAACGGCAAACCTTGTCGCAGCGTGTCGCGCAGGTCTTTCATGTCAGCGAGCAGTCGGTTATTTCTGAGATAAATCGGCTGTTGCGCAAGCAGCAGGATCAGGGACGAAAGGAAGAAGAACGACAACAGCAGCGTGCGGAAGCCAACAACCGACATACTGCTTCGCAACAGCCAGCTACAACAGACGATATCAACGCGCTGCTGAACAGCTTAAGCGACGCGGATACCGACTTACCGGAGATTACGATTCCCGATGCGCCGTTTGAAGCGGCACCGTCGTTCA is part of the Spirosoma rhododendri genome and encodes:
- the atpA gene encoding F0F1 ATP synthase subunit alpha is translated as MESVRPDEISAILRQQLAGTQTEAELEEVGTVLQIGDGVARIYGLSKVQAGELLSFDNGLQAMALNLEEDNVGAVLLGDYSDVKEGDTVKRTDQIAYVNVGDGILGRVVNTLGLPIDGMGPIQGELFQMPLERKAPGVIFRQPVTEPLQTGIKAIDAMIPVGRGQRELIIGDRQTGKTAVAIDTIINQKEFYDKGQPVYCIYVACGQKASTVKQVEATLRKAGAMDYTVIVAANASDPSPMQFFAPFTGAAIGEFFRDTGRPALVIYDDLSKQAVAYREVSLLLRRPPGREAYPGDVFYLHSRLLERAAKVTANDEIAANMNDLPPSLKGKVKGGGSLTALPIIETQAGDVSAYIPTNVISITDGQIFLESNLFNAGIRPAINVGISVSRVGGNAQIKSMKKVAGTLKLDQAQFRELEAFAKFGSDLDASTKLTIERGRRNQEMLKQPQYSPVAVEQQVAIIYASTNGLLDKVPVNKVKEFESEYSMVLSAQYPKVLDELRAGKLTDEGTATLKKVAADLSAQY
- a CDS encoding carboxy terminal-processing peptidase; translation: MKKYLVTLVPVLMLSFQMDSPADKEVARNKPVVYAEGDLKPTISQEKVETLVAKLLTTYHYRKVRLDDSLSSVVWDNYLKEMDASKTYLLASDVASFEKYKDQIDDALVNGDLTAAYDMYNVFRKRFQERNAFIKEQIKKPFTFTADETFNTDREKAGWPKTIEEQNDLWRKILKNQALELKLNNRSDSAIAALMTQRYTNLDKAINRVKSADVFQMYMNSFAEALDPHTNYLSPNNADRFNQEMSQSLEGIGAMLQEDGDYIKITNVLPGGPAFKSNQLKANDKIAGVAQGDNGHMVNTMNWQVDEVVKLIKGPKGTVVRLQVIAPNAIAGAPPKEIRLVREKIKLEEQRAKKEVIDVTDNGKTFKIGVINVPMFYRDFEGARKREEGFSSTTSDVKRFVEELKAEKVQGIVIDLRDNGGGSLTEAIDLTGIFIPKGPVVQVKESTGETEVYSDKDGGSVVYDGPLAVLVNRFSASASEIFAAAIQDYHRGIIIGGQTYGKGTVQTLIDLNQWLPKEPEKVGQVKMTIQKFYRINGSSTQHRGVTPDVELPSAFSAEEYGESSQPSALPWDHINSTRYDQSQAIDDKILSRLRSRFDQRLKSDPELKQLAQDLADFKKAKENTVVSLQESKRRKERDEAERKRAAATKVSQMSAPVDETGTPGKPDAKKKKDTYLNEAGLVLADYILASK
- the dnaG gene encoding DNA primase, translating into MRIPEETVERIRQASDILEVINDFVSLKKRGSNYIACCPFHNEKTPSFNVNPVRQIYKCFGCGKAGDAVRFVMDIENIGYGEALRYLAKKYGVEIEEQEQTPEELLRQNERESLLIALNFAKTYFQELMQKTDEGKSIGLSYFRERGFTNPTIDAFELGYSLDQWDGLLQEGTKRGYNPDMLEKAGLILRKEAEGGGKAKTFDRFRGRVMFPIHNVSGRVIAFGARILKTDKNQPKYLNSPETTVYHKSQVLYGIYQAKQAIRQEDVCFLTEGYTDVISLHQAGIKNVVASSGTSLTTEQIRLIARFTPNVTILYDGDAAGIKAALRGLDMVLEEGLNLRLLLLPDGEDPDSYVHKVGADAFKAYIKQHSQDFIDFKASRWLTEAGDDPLKRAEGISDVCASITRIPDLLKRQTLSQRVAQVFHVSEQSVISEINRLLRKQQDQGRKEEERQQQRAEANNRHTASQQPATTDDINALLNSLSDADTDLPEITIPDAPFEAAPSFKVTRTPIAHQEEECIRLLMNYGAIELEPEITLCDYILEELKDIEEFQSSSNNAMLSLYRKSYQRKVILTAENFLDQLTPEQSELHKTAVTLCIQKYKISDGWAKHEIYVPTEEEIHILAKSAYQNILRIKKMLAEQRMIQIQQQMREPANSSDDADRLMLEFMNMKRVDVEISRLLGTVISG